A genome region from Arthrobacter agilis includes the following:
- the yjfF gene encoding galactofuranose ABC transporter, permease protein YjfF, protein MSVLTRTSAPLDRSRISRLQDKARYAPTLATVGLFLAMFAVGAAMYPGFLSGQVFLNLLIDNTFLIVLAVGMTFVILTGGIDLSVGSVVALSMMIAASLLQAGWNPFAVIVLVLLTGATFGLLMGLVIQVFEIQPFIVTLAGLFLARGLCYVISVDSITVTDPFFTAMAQARIPLVGKLFVSPGVLIALLVVVVAFYILHQTRFGRTVYAIGGGESSAMLMGLAVPRTKILVYGISGVCSSIAGILFSFYSLSGYSLAGTGLELDAIAAVVVGGTLLTGGYGYVLGSLTGVLVLGIVQTFISYEGTLSSWWTRIVIGALLLAFILLQKLFSRKVRLA, encoded by the coding sequence ATGTCCGTCCTCACCCGCACGTCGGCACCGCTCGACCGCTCCCGCATCAGCCGCCTCCAGGACAAGGCGCGCTACGCCCCCACCCTCGCGACGGTGGGCCTGTTCCTCGCGATGTTCGCCGTGGGCGCCGCCATGTACCCGGGATTCCTGTCCGGCCAGGTCTTCCTGAACCTGCTGATCGACAACACCTTCCTGATCGTGCTCGCCGTGGGCATGACGTTCGTCATCCTGACCGGGGGCATCGACCTGTCGGTCGGCTCCGTCGTCGCGCTCTCCATGATGATCGCCGCGTCCCTCCTGCAGGCCGGCTGGAACCCGTTCGCCGTGATCGTCCTCGTGCTCCTGACGGGCGCGACCTTCGGCCTGCTCATGGGCCTCGTGATCCAGGTCTTCGAGATCCAGCCGTTCATCGTCACCCTCGCCGGGCTGTTCCTGGCGCGCGGGCTCTGCTACGTGATCAGCGTCGACTCGATCACCGTGACGGACCCGTTCTTCACGGCGATGGCCCAGGCGCGGATCCCGCTGGTGGGGAAGCTGTTCGTCTCCCCCGGTGTCCTGATCGCCCTGCTCGTCGTCGTCGTCGCGTTCTACATCCTGCACCAGACGCGCTTCGGCCGGACCGTGTACGCCATCGGCGGCGGGGAGTCCTCGGCGATGCTCATGGGCCTCGCCGTCCCGCGCACCAAGATCCTCGTGTACGGGATCAGCGGGGTGTGCTCCTCGATCGCCGGCATCCTGTTCTCCTTCTACAGCCTCTCCGGGTACAGCCTTGCGGGCACGGGGCTGGAGCTGGACGCGATCGCCGCGGTCGTGGTGGGAGGCACGCTGCTCACCGGAGGGTACGGCTACGTGCTCGGTTCCCTCACCGGGGTGCTCGTCCTCGGCATCGTCCAGACGTTCATCTCCTACGAGGGCACGCTGAGCTCCTGGTGGACGCGCATCGTGATCGGCGCCCTGCTCCTCGCCTTCATCCTGCTGCAGAAGCTGTTCAGCCGGAAGGTGAGACTCGCCTGA
- a CDS encoding mycothiol transferase — MSEETGRWSRASVYPDMWVDPEDDPRNSDGVSPDGEAATLHEYLADYRLTLLMKCEGLTPQQLARRSVPPSTLSLLGLLRHLAEVERDWRGWISPDERVPPLYGGADGDFEGAVADEAVVGGAFADLEREQSATDALLAAHGDLGERVGEDGIAVRELLVHRIEEYARHCGHADLLRECIDGRVGQ; from the coding sequence ATGAGCGAGGAGACCGGCAGGTGGAGCAGGGCGAGCGTCTACCCGGACATGTGGGTGGACCCGGAGGACGATCCGCGGAACAGCGACGGGGTGAGCCCCGACGGTGAGGCGGCGACGTTGCACGAGTACCTCGCGGACTACCGGCTCACGCTCCTGATGAAGTGCGAGGGCCTCACCCCGCAGCAGTTGGCGCGCCGGTCCGTGCCGCCGTCGACCCTGTCCCTGCTGGGCCTGCTCCGCCACCTCGCCGAGGTGGAGCGCGACTGGCGCGGCTGGATCTCCCCGGACGAGCGGGTCCCGCCCCTGTACGGCGGTGCGGACGGCGACTTCGAGGGCGCCGTCGCCGACGAGGCGGTGGTCGGGGGCGCCTTTGCCGACCTGGAGCGCGAGCAGTCCGCCACCGATGCGCTGCTGGCCGCCCACGGCGACCTGGGCGAGCGCGTCGGCGAGGACGGGATCGCCGTCCGGGAACTGCTGGTGCACCGGATCGAGGAGTACGCGAGGCACTGCGGGCACGCCGACCTGCTGCGGGAATGCATCGACGGCCGCGTGGGGCAGTGA
- a CDS encoding Rv0909 family putative TA system antitoxin, protein MADKAKDYAQDNPEKVDQAKDKAKDAVDGKDGDQK, encoded by the coding sequence ATGGCTGACAAGGCCAAGGACTACGCACAGGACAATCCCGAGAAGGTGGACCAGGCCAAGGACAAGGCCAAGGACGCCGTCGACGGCAAGGACGGCGATCAGAAGTAG
- a CDS encoding ABC transporter substrate-binding protein: MNLSRKVLAALAVPLLALTVSCGSSSSSEPTETTDALAGSDQQSLDQYTTETTTPIEEIDTAGLGLITDGTLRVGTLSDAPPNIFLKDGVFTGYDNELLRAIGDKLGLEVEFASTDFSALLAQVQNKQYDVGSSSISTTEARRENVGFTNGYDFGYMAVVAKTDSAVTGFDSLSESTRIGVVQGTVQDDYVTNTLGLEPVRFPDYNTVYANVKNGQVDAWVAPSQQATGQVKEGDDTTIAETIINTENFTAYAVNSENQPLIDALNAGLDAVIADGTWTELTQEWYPDREMPTDWKPGSKAVDVK, translated from the coding sequence ATGAACCTCTCCCGCAAGGTCCTCGCGGCCCTCGCCGTCCCCCTGCTCGCCCTCACCGTCTCCTGCGGCAGCAGCAGCAGCAGCGAACCCACCGAGACCACCGACGCCCTGGCCGGCAGCGACCAGCAGTCGCTCGACCAGTACACGACCGAGACCACCACCCCGATCGAGGAGATCGACACGGCGGGCCTCGGCCTGATCACCGACGGCACGCTGCGTGTCGGCACGCTCTCGGACGCCCCGCCGAACATCTTCCTGAAGGACGGCGTCTTCACCGGCTACGACAACGAACTGCTGCGCGCCATCGGTGACAAGCTGGGCCTCGAGGTGGAGTTCGCCTCCACCGACTTCTCGGCGCTCCTCGCCCAGGTGCAGAACAAGCAGTACGACGTCGGATCCTCCTCGATCTCCACGACGGAGGCCCGCCGCGAGAACGTCGGCTTCACCAACGGCTACGACTTCGGCTACATGGCCGTCGTCGCGAAGACCGACTCCGCCGTCACCGGCTTCGACTCCCTGTCCGAGAGCACGCGCATCGGCGTGGTCCAGGGCACCGTCCAGGACGACTACGTCACCAACACCCTGGGCCTCGAACCCGTACGATTCCCGGACTACAACACCGTCTACGCCAACGTGAAGAACGGGCAGGTGGACGCCTGGGTGGCACCGTCGCAGCAGGCCACCGGCCAGGTGAAGGAGGGCGACGACACCACGATCGCCGAGACCATCATCAACACCGAGAACTTCACCGCGTACGCCGTGAACAGCGAGAACCAGCCGCTCATCGATGCCCTGAACGCGGGTCTCGACGCCGTGATCGCCGACGGCACGTGGACCGAGCTCACCCAGGAGTGGTACCCGGACCGCGAGATGCCCACCGACTGGAAGCCCGGCAGCAAAGCCGTGGACGTAAAGTAG
- a CDS encoding amino acid ABC transporter ATP-binding protein, whose amino-acid sequence MKIQESGTLTGQNLHLSFGSNHVLRGIDLHVDQGTTASVIGPSGSGKSTLLRVLNRLIEPDQGDILLDGRSVLKDNPDELRRRIGMVFQQFNLFPHKTVLDNVSLALRKLRRMSADEAREKALAQLDLVGLKHKADARPGNLSGGQQQRVAIARALAMDPEVMFFDEATSALDPELVKGVLALMADLAAGGMTMVVVTHEMGFSRNVSDTVTFMDGGVVVETGPPAAVFDDPQTPRLKSFLSDVL is encoded by the coding sequence GTGAAGATCCAGGAATCCGGGACCCTGACGGGTCAGAACCTGCACCTGTCCTTCGGGTCCAACCACGTGCTGCGCGGCATCGACCTGCACGTGGACCAGGGCACGACGGCGTCCGTCATCGGCCCGTCCGGGTCGGGGAAGTCCACGCTGCTGCGCGTGCTGAACCGCCTGATCGAACCCGACCAGGGGGACATCCTGCTCGATGGCCGGTCCGTGCTCAAGGACAACCCGGACGAGCTGCGCCGGCGTATCGGCATGGTGTTCCAGCAGTTCAATCTCTTCCCGCACAAGACGGTGCTGGACAACGTCTCCCTGGCGCTGCGCAAGCTCCGGAGGATGTCCGCCGACGAGGCCCGGGAGAAGGCCCTCGCGCAACTGGACCTCGTGGGACTGAAGCACAAGGCCGACGCCCGGCCGGGCAACCTCTCCGGCGGGCAGCAGCAGCGCGTCGCGATCGCCCGGGCCCTGGCGATGGACCCCGAGGTGATGTTCTTCGACGAGGCGACCTCGGCCCTGGACCCGGAACTCGTGAAGGGCGTCCTCGCGCTCATGGCGGACCTCGCGGCCGGGGGCATGACCATGGTCGTCGTCACGCACGAGATGGGTTTCTCGCGCAACGTCTCGGACACCGTGACGTTCATGGACGGCGGGGTGGTCGTGGAGACCGGCCCTCCGGCCGCCGTCTTCGACGACCCGCAGACGCCGCGCCTGAAGTCGTTCCTCTCGGACGTGCTCTAG
- a CDS encoding ABC transporter substrate-binding protein, which produces MFRKSFVAVIAATTLALTACGGGSDAGGGSDGGADDTITMGFAQVGAESGWRTANTKSVQDSAKSAGVDLKFSDAQQKQENQIKAIRSYIQQQVDVIAFSPVVESGWDTVLKEAKDAEIPVILTDRSVDSSDTSLYKTFLGSDFVEEGKKAGEWLVEDSASTEGPVNIVELQGTTGAAPAIDRKEGFEAAIAADPDLKIVQSQTGDFTRSGGKQVMEAFLKNTPDIDVVYAHNDDMGLGAIEAIEAAGKVPGKDIKIITVDAVKDGMTALADGKINYIVECNPLLGEQLMDLAAKVVAGEEVPARVVTEETTFTPEQAKEVLASREY; this is translated from the coding sequence GTGTTCAGGAAATCCTTCGTGGCGGTCATCGCCGCCACAACCCTCGCCCTCACGGCCTGCGGCGGTGGGTCCGACGCCGGTGGCGGCTCCGATGGTGGCGCCGATGACACGATCACGATGGGCTTCGCCCAGGTCGGCGCGGAGAGTGGCTGGCGCACCGCCAACACCAAGTCCGTGCAGGACTCCGCGAAGTCGGCGGGCGTCGACCTGAAGTTCTCGGACGCCCAGCAGAAGCAGGAGAACCAGATCAAGGCGATCCGGTCCTACATCCAGCAGCAGGTGGACGTCATCGCCTTCTCCCCCGTGGTCGAGTCGGGGTGGGACACGGTGCTGAAGGAGGCCAAGGACGCCGAGATCCCCGTCATCCTCACGGACCGTTCGGTGGATTCCTCCGACACCTCGCTGTACAAGACCTTCCTCGGCTCGGACTTCGTGGAGGAGGGCAAGAAGGCCGGCGAGTGGCTCGTGGAGGACTCGGCCTCGACCGAGGGCCCCGTGAACATCGTGGAGCTGCAGGGAACCACCGGGGCGGCCCCGGCCATCGACCGGAAGGAGGGCTTCGAGGCCGCCATCGCCGCAGATCCGGACCTGAAGATCGTCCAGTCCCAGACCGGAGACTTCACCCGGAGCGGCGGCAAGCAGGTGATGGAGGCGTTCCTGAAGAACACCCCCGACATCGACGTGGTCTACGCCCACAACGACGACATGGGCCTCGGCGCCATCGAGGCCATCGAAGCCGCGGGCAAGGTGCCCGGCAAGGACATCAAGATCATCACCGTGGACGCCGTGAAGGACGGCATGACCGCCCTCGCGGACGGCAAGATCAACTACATCGTCGAGTGCAACCCGCTCCTCGGTGAGCAGCTCATGGATCTGGCGGCCAAGGTCGTCGCGGGTGAGGAGGTGCCGGCCCGGGTCGTCACCGAGGAGACCACCTTCACGCCCGAGCAGGCCAAGGAAGTCCTCGCCAGCCGCGAGTACTAG
- a CDS encoding sugar ABC transporter ATP-binding protein, with protein sequence MSETVPVVDMKGISIAFPGVKALDDVDFRLFPGEVHALLGENGAGKSTLIKALTGVYAIDGGTITVLGDRQSFSTPAQAQAAGISTVYQEVNLCPNLSVEENILLGREPRRRGGIHWRNVRRRAEEVLEQLQLGHIDPRSILSSHSIAIQQLVAIARAMQVEARVLILDEPTSSLDADEVQQLFSVIRTLRARGVAILFVSHFLEQVYEVSDRMTVLRNGRLVGEYLTSELPRMGLITKMIGKELDALAELEEAESRRQPDRTQEVPFLRAEGLGRKGSVRDVTVSVHAGEILGLAGLLGSGRTETARLLFGADRADQGRLDIDGAPRTLRTPRSAIDRGIAFSSENRKEEGLIGDLSVRDNLILAMQAGKGWWRRVPRATQDELAERFIRTLDIRPSNKDSLIRDLSGGNQQKVLLARWLITNPKLLILDEPTRGIDIGAKTQIQRLISSLAADGMSVVFISAELEEVLRLSDHIAILKDRQMVADIPNDGVTMEDVMTVIAGTNP encoded by the coding sequence ATGAGCGAGACCGTCCCCGTGGTGGACATGAAGGGCATCTCCATCGCCTTCCCTGGCGTGAAGGCGCTCGACGACGTCGACTTCCGTCTGTTCCCCGGAGAGGTCCATGCCCTGCTGGGGGAGAACGGTGCCGGGAAGTCGACCCTGATCAAGGCGCTGACGGGCGTCTACGCGATCGACGGCGGCACCATCACCGTGCTGGGCGACCGGCAGAGCTTCAGCACCCCGGCCCAGGCACAGGCGGCCGGGATCAGCACGGTGTACCAGGAGGTGAATCTGTGTCCCAACCTCTCCGTCGAGGAGAACATCCTGCTCGGCCGTGAGCCGCGCCGGCGCGGCGGGATCCACTGGCGGAACGTCCGCCGGAGGGCGGAGGAGGTCCTCGAGCAGCTGCAGCTGGGACACATCGATCCCCGGTCCATCCTGTCGTCGCACTCCATCGCCATCCAGCAGCTCGTCGCCATCGCGCGCGCCATGCAGGTGGAGGCCAGGGTGCTGATCCTGGACGAACCCACCTCCAGCCTGGACGCGGACGAGGTCCAGCAGCTGTTCTCGGTGATCCGCACGCTCCGGGCCCGGGGCGTCGCGATCCTGTTCGTGTCCCACTTCCTCGAGCAGGTGTACGAGGTGTCCGACCGCATGACGGTCCTGCGCAACGGCCGGCTCGTGGGCGAGTACCTGACCTCCGAGCTGCCGCGCATGGGGCTGATCACCAAGATGATCGGCAAGGAACTCGATGCCCTGGCGGAACTCGAGGAGGCCGAGAGCCGACGCCAGCCCGACCGGACGCAGGAGGTCCCCTTCCTGCGGGCGGAGGGCCTCGGCAGGAAGGGCTCGGTCCGGGACGTGACCGTCTCCGTCCATGCCGGGGAGATCCTCGGCCTCGCGGGCCTGCTCGGGTCGGGCCGCACCGAGACGGCCCGGCTGCTCTTCGGTGCCGACCGGGCCGACCAGGGTCGCCTGGACATCGACGGTGCCCCCCGCACCCTGCGCACCCCGCGCTCCGCCATCGACCGCGGTATCGCGTTCTCCTCCGAGAACCGCAAGGAGGAGGGCCTGATCGGCGACCTCTCGGTGCGCGACAACCTGATCCTGGCGATGCAGGCCGGCAAGGGCTGGTGGCGGCGTGTCCCCCGCGCCACCCAGGACGAGCTGGCCGAGCGCTTCATCAGGACCCTCGACATCCGGCCGTCCAACAAGGACTCGCTGATCCGGGACCTCAGCGGCGGCAACCAGCAGAAGGTGCTGCTCGCCCGCTGGCTCATCACGAATCCGAAACTGCTCATCCTCGACGAACCGACGCGAGGTATCGACATCGGCGCGAAGACGCAGATCCAGAGGCTCATCAGCAGCCTCGCGGCCGACGGCATGTCCGTCGTCTTCATCTCGGCGGAACTCGAGGAAGTGCTGCGCCTCAGCGACCACATCGCCATCCTCAAGGACCGGCAGATGGTGGCGGACATACCCAACGACGGAGTCACCATGGAAGACGTCATGACGGTCATCGCGGGAACGAACCCATGA
- a CDS encoding aminodeoxychorismate lyase, with protein MTVLVFLDPGHDDGRVADASQPQLMATDLGATRGDGVFESMLAVDGTPRKEQAHLARLASSAAALDLAVPGADAWGRAVRTALREFAAAEPDRTSAVVKLVATRGVEGAGRATAWVQVAPVPAATLAQRAAGLRVLLLERGYDSTVAQRAPWLLMGAKTLSYAVNMAAIRHAKAAGADDVIFTSSDGKVLEGPTSTVLLARERDGRKTLVTPQLESGILAGTSQAALFAAAKGQGWELGYGPLEPHHLFEADAVWLISSIRLLAPVLSLDGQELRTSAALTAELTDLVDRFV; from the coding sequence ATGACCGTTCTCGTGTTCCTCGACCCAGGCCATGACGACGGACGGGTGGCCGACGCGTCGCAGCCGCAGCTGATGGCGACCGATCTCGGTGCCACCCGCGGCGACGGCGTCTTCGAGTCGATGCTGGCCGTCGACGGCACCCCCCGCAAGGAGCAGGCGCACCTGGCGAGGCTCGCGTCGTCGGCCGCCGCCCTCGACCTGGCCGTGCCCGGCGCCGACGCCTGGGGCCGGGCGGTCCGCACGGCCCTGCGCGAGTTCGCGGCGGCCGAGCCCGACAGGACCAGCGCCGTCGTGAAGCTCGTCGCCACGCGCGGCGTCGAGGGGGCGGGGCGGGCGACGGCGTGGGTGCAGGTGGCTCCGGTCCCGGCGGCGACGCTGGCGCAGCGCGCGGCGGGCCTGCGGGTCCTCCTCCTCGAACGCGGGTACGACAGCACCGTGGCGCAGCGCGCGCCCTGGCTGCTCATGGGAGCCAAGACCCTCTCCTACGCCGTGAACATGGCCGCGATCCGCCACGCGAAGGCCGCCGGCGCCGACGACGTCATCTTCACCTCCTCCGACGGCAAGGTCCTCGAAGGGCCCACGTCCACCGTGCTGCTCGCCCGCGAGCGCGACGGGCGGAAGACGCTCGTCACGCCGCAGCTCGAGAGCGGCATCCTGGCCGGCACGTCGCAGGCGGCGCTCTTCGCTGCGGCGAAGGGGCAGGGCTGGGAGCTCGGCTACGGACCGCTCGAACCGCACCACCTCTTCGAGGCCGACGCCGTGTGGCTCATCTCGAGCATCCGGCTCCTCGCGCCCGTCCTCTCCCTCGACGGGCAGGAGCTCCGCACCTCCGCCGCCCTGACCGCCGAACTCACCGACCTCGTGGACCGTTTCGTGTAA
- a CDS encoding ABC transporter permease — protein sequence MSALLKHRLTWPVLALVLLLLLNQLFRADFLSVRVQDGHLYGSLIDILRNGAPTILIALGMTLVIASRGIDLSVGAVAAIAGAISCMYIYSSPDPTSLRTAATGVAIAVVAGLVLGAWNGFLVSVIGIQPIIATLVLMTAGRGLAQLVTDGQIISVSNDSYQAIGAGFFLGLPISILIAAAAFAVAGLLTRRTALGTLIEAVGINPVASRLAGLDARTITWTVYIFSGLCAAVAGLMISSNVTAADANNAGLYIEMDAILAVVIGGTSLAGGRYSLVGTLVGALIIQTLTTTVYTLGIPPEATLVFKALVVIIVCLLQSTRARTLFGRRRRPVPEQSQIKVAV from the coding sequence ATGAGCGCGCTGCTGAAGCACCGGCTCACCTGGCCCGTCCTCGCGCTGGTCCTCCTGCTCCTGCTCAACCAGCTGTTCCGTGCGGACTTCCTCTCGGTGCGCGTCCAGGACGGCCACCTGTACGGGAGCCTCATCGACATCCTCCGCAACGGCGCCCCCACCATCCTGATCGCCCTCGGCATGACGCTCGTCATCGCCTCGCGCGGCATCGATCTCTCGGTGGGAGCGGTCGCCGCCATCGCCGGTGCGATCTCCTGCATGTACATCTACAGCTCGCCCGATCCGACGTCCCTGCGGACGGCCGCCACCGGGGTGGCGATCGCCGTCGTCGCGGGCCTCGTCCTCGGGGCGTGGAACGGGTTCCTGGTCTCGGTCATCGGGATCCAGCCCATCATCGCCACGCTGGTGCTCATGACCGCCGGCCGGGGGCTGGCCCAGCTGGTCACCGACGGCCAGATCATCTCCGTCTCCAACGACTCCTACCAGGCGATCGGCGCCGGGTTCTTCCTCGGCCTGCCCATCTCGATCCTCATCGCGGCGGCCGCCTTCGCCGTCGCCGGCCTGCTCACCCGCCGCACGGCCCTCGGCACGCTCATCGAGGCGGTGGGCATCAATCCGGTGGCCAGCCGGCTCGCCGGGCTCGATGCCCGCACCATCACGTGGACCGTCTACATCTTCAGCGGCCTGTGCGCGGCGGTCGCCGGCCTCATGATCAGCTCGAACGTCACGGCGGCGGACGCCAACAACGCCGGCCTGTACATCGAGATGGACGCCATCCTCGCCGTCGTCATCGGCGGCACGTCACTGGCCGGAGGCCGGTACAGCCTGGTGGGGACGCTCGTCGGAGCGCTCATCATCCAGACCCTCACCACCACCGTCTACACGCTGGGCATCCCGCCCGAGGCGACGCTGGTCTTCAAGGCGCTGGTCGTGATCATCGTGTGCCTGCTGCAGTCGACCAGGGCCCGCACCCTCTTCGGGCGCCGCAGGCGGCCCGTGCCCGAGCAGTCCCAGATCAAGGTGGCCGTCTGA
- a CDS encoding GNAT family N-acetyltransferase — translation MSALQPVTLRGTRVVLEPLAPEHHDALVAAARDGELWKLWYTSVPTPEGMRREIDRRLALQDAGSMLPFTARLAADGGTAGRVIGMTTYMNIDRETPRVEIGSTWNAASAQRTGTNTESKYLLLRHAFEVLGCPAVEFRTHWLNHQSREAITRLGAKQDGVLRSHTRAANGELRDTVVYSILAHEWPMVRDHLLHRMSRHS, via the coding sequence ATGAGCGCCCTCCAGCCCGTCACCCTGCGCGGTACCCGCGTCGTCCTCGAACCGCTCGCCCCGGAGCACCACGACGCCCTGGTCGCGGCCGCCCGCGACGGCGAGCTCTGGAAGCTCTGGTACACCTCGGTGCCCACACCGGAGGGCATGCGACGCGAGATCGACCGGCGTCTCGCCCTGCAGGACGCCGGGTCGATGCTGCCCTTCACCGCGCGGCTCGCTGCGGACGGCGGCACAGCCGGCCGGGTCATCGGCATGACGACCTACATGAACATCGACCGGGAGACCCCGCGGGTGGAGATCGGCTCCACCTGGAACGCCGCGTCGGCCCAGCGGACGGGCACGAACACGGAGTCCAAGTACCTCCTGCTCCGCCACGCCTTCGAGGTGCTCGGCTGCCCCGCGGTGGAGTTCCGCACGCACTGGCTCAACCACCAGTCACGCGAGGCGATCACCCGCCTCGGCGCCAAGCAGGACGGCGTGCTCAGGAGCCACACCCGGGCCGCCAACGGGGAGCTGCGCGACACCGTGGTCTACTCGATCCTCGCCCACGAGTGGCCGATGGTGCGTGATCACCTCCTCCACAGGATGTCCCGCCACTCCTGA
- a CDS encoding GAF and ANTAR domain-containing protein, with protein MPDEDELAYETERDPVMALLQDMVLESEDVQGFLTGLATVASKAFTGLYGEVFCGVTLLRPRSMITVASSSDRAREVDEVQYGFDDGPCLRAARTGETVHIRDLLADGRFPEYGEAVAAYGLRSALGIPIRLENGASAGLDFYSTSPDTFDEKGIAVAEGLARDASRSLQLAVRIAALSDDSRNLKAAMASRTTIDTAVGAIMAQNRCTQQEAFVILRRASSTRNVKLRDLAASILASVGQTEPVETHFEH; from the coding sequence ATGCCCGACGAAGACGAACTCGCCTACGAGACCGAGCGCGACCCGGTCATGGCGCTCCTGCAGGACATGGTCCTCGAGAGCGAGGACGTCCAGGGTTTCCTGACCGGACTCGCCACCGTGGCGTCGAAGGCATTCACCGGGTTGTACGGCGAGGTGTTCTGCGGGGTGACGCTGCTGCGCCCGCGATCCATGATCACCGTCGCGAGCAGCAGCGACCGCGCCCGGGAGGTCGACGAGGTGCAGTACGGCTTCGACGACGGCCCCTGCCTCCGGGCCGCCCGCACGGGCGAGACCGTGCACATCCGGGATCTCCTGGCCGACGGGCGCTTCCCCGAGTACGGCGAGGCCGTCGCCGCCTACGGGCTGCGCTCCGCGCTCGGGATCCCCATCCGGCTCGAGAACGGGGCCAGCGCCGGCCTCGACTTCTACTCGACCAGCCCCGACACCTTCGACGAGAAGGGCATCGCGGTGGCCGAGGGCCTGGCCCGCGATGCCTCCCGGTCCCTGCAGCTGGCCGTGCGCATCGCGGCGCTGAGTGACGACAGCCGGAACCTCAAGGCCGCGATGGCGTCCCGCACCACGATCGACACCGCCGTCGGCGCGATCATGGCCCAGAACAGGTGCACCCAGCAGGAGGCGTTCGTGATCCTCCGGCGGGCCTCGTCCACCCGGAACGTGAAGCTCCGGGACCTCGCCGCGTCCATCCTCGCGTCGGTCGGGCAGACGGAGCCCGTCGAGACCCACTTCGAGCATTGA
- a CDS encoding amino acid ABC transporter permease, with protein sequence MDALEQLGKTFFDWEAMVAVLPDLLTVGLPNTLMLALASGIIGTIVGMILAIMGISRNRVLRWIARIYTDIFRGLPAVVIILLIGLGLGPILRQLTGSTSPYPLGILALSLIASAYIGEIFRSGIQSVEKGQLEASRALGFSYSASMQLVVVPQGVRRVLPALVNQFISLIKESSLVYFIGLVASERELFRVGNDAASNTGNLSPLIAAGLFYLCLTIPLTHLVNFIDNRLRVGKKQKPEPDELAAKIGEGAKA encoded by the coding sequence ATGGACGCCCTGGAACAACTCGGAAAGACCTTCTTCGACTGGGAGGCGATGGTCGCCGTCCTGCCGGACCTCCTGACCGTCGGACTCCCGAACACGCTCATGCTCGCCCTGGCCTCGGGGATCATCGGAACGATCGTCGGCATGATCCTCGCGATCATGGGGATCTCCCGCAACCGGGTGCTCCGCTGGATCGCGCGTATCTACACGGACATCTTCCGCGGGCTCCCCGCCGTCGTGATCATCTTGCTCATCGGTCTGGGACTGGGTCCGATCCTCCGGCAGCTCACGGGCAGCACCAGTCCGTACCCGCTGGGCATCCTCGCCCTCTCGCTGATCGCTTCGGCGTACATCGGCGAGATCTTCCGCTCCGGCATCCAGAGCGTGGAGAAGGGACAGCTGGAGGCCTCGCGCGCCCTGGGCTTCAGCTACAGCGCGTCCATGCAGCTCGTGGTGGTCCCCCAGGGCGTGCGGCGCGTGCTGCCCGCCCTGGTGAACCAGTTCATCTCGCTCATCAAGGAGTCCTCTCTGGTCTACTTCATCGGCCTCGTGGCCAGTGAGCGCGAGCTCTTCCGGGTCGGCAACGACGCGGCGAGCAACACCGGCAACCTGTCACCGCTCATCGCGGCCGGGCTGTTCTACCTGTGCCTGACCATCCCGCTGACCCACCTCGTGAACTTCATCGACAACCGGCTCCGCGTGGGCAAGAAGCAGAAACCCGAACCGGACGAACTGGCCGCGAAGATCGGTGAAGGAGCGAAGGCGTGA